ATTAGCACCATTCAGTGATGGGCTGTGGGACAAGCAAAGTGCTTCCCGAGCCCCCCACGGATGTTCAGTTAGATCTGGTTAAAAAGGTTGAGCCTTACACTGGTCATAAAAATGACGTGTACAAGCACTTCATCAAGGATGATGGTGGAGCGGCTATCAAAGCCGGCTCCCCCTCGCCCCCTCGTCACACCAACCCCTATTCCAGTGGCCACCCACCTAACTATATGgagcagcctgagccccgcaagaACAAAGTGGCTAAGTACCGTGCCAAATTTGACCCCAGGGTGACCGCCAAGTATGACATCAAAGCCCTGATTGGCCGAGGCAGCTTTAGTCGTGTTGTGCGGGTGGAACATAAGGCTTCCAAGCAGCCATATGCAATCAAGATGATAGAAACCAAGTATCgggaagggagggaggtgtgCGAATCAGAGCTATGTGTGTTGCGACGGGTCCGGCACACAAACATCATCCAGCTCATTGAGGTGTTTGAGACACAGGAGCGAGTCTACATGGTGATGGAGTTGGCCACTGGAGGGGAACTGTTTGATAGAATCATTGCCAAAGGCTCTTTTACTGAGAGGGATGCTACCCGAGTGCTGCAGATGGTGTTGGATGGGGTAAAGTACTTGCATACACTGGGCATCACGCACCGGGACTTAAAACCAGAGAATTTGCTGTATTACCATCCTGGAACGGATTCTAAAATCATGATCACAGACTTTGGGCTAGCCAGTGCTCGGAAGAAGGGAGATGACTGCCTAATGAAAACCACCTGTGGGACACCAGAGTATATTGCTCCAGAAATCCTGGTCAGGAAACCCTACACCAATTCTGTGGACATGTGGGCACTGGGTGTGATCTCCTACATCCTCCTGAGTGGAACTATGCCCTTTGAGGATGACAACCGAACCCGCTTGTACCGGCAGATCCTGAAAGGAAAGTACAGTTACTCAGGGGAGGTGAGTGAGGCAAAGGTCGAACCAAAGGGGACTCCAGACAGAGTCTGGACCATCAGTGCTGTGATGGGAGCCCTGTGATCATAGGCAGTGCAAGGTGACTGTCTTGAAAGGGGTTTCCTTTTGCCTTTGCCATGTTCAATAAGTGTTGCATAAGGTGACTTCTTTAACAGGTTCAGGTCAGATTTCTGTGCCACAACTGTGTGAGCTGTTCTGGATTAGCCATGGGGGAATTCAAAGCTGGGAATCTTACACAGGATAGTTCAGTGCTGGCTCTTTTTAGGAGTTGGCAGAGTTCTCCATTCCTGACCCATTAAAATCCCTCCTGTCTTGCAGAGACACTGAGGAACAGtgagttctttttaaaaacaaagcaaaacagccTCCCCGTCTCCACTCCCCCAAGACAGCACAGGAAGAACATTAAGTGATTAGGACACTGGTTGGTATCTGAGTTTGGGTGGTGTGACCCAAGGTGTGTTATGCTAATTTTGGACAGCAGAATTCTTATTTTGTGATGGAAACAAGaccagggtaaaattttcagaagttcctTTTCAAGAATGACTTAGGAACGTAAGTCCTATTGGCTGTCACTGAAACAGAGTCTccttagtcatttttgaaaatgggacttaagcacctaaATGATTTAAGAGCCTTTGGCAATTTTGTCCTAGAACCGTGGTAAGACTTTTTTAATGGTTGGCTTAGTGCTAGGCTCCATTAGATTTGGTACCTCACTTCTTTTACACACACCATCCTATGGCTTAAGAGGATAAACAAGATGTAGCATGCACCTGTCTGCTTTTTGTTTCCGATACAAACTACATGTTTGTCTTGAAAGACTTGACTCTTGAAATTCCTAGAGTTCTCAGGCAGTCTTTAGTTGCACTGTACAGCTGGTCACCTCTGGTTGGAGCCACAAAGGCCTTTGGGTGCCTAATTGCCACGCTAGGTGCTTAGTTTCAAAACTTGGATCCTTAGAACCCCAcgcagctgccacctaaccctggAGGCATCGAAAGTCCCTGGGCGCATAAGTTTCAGTTGGTGAGTATAGGCAAAGCTCCCTTAGTCCTGAcactgctgagctgctggacctcttCTTTATGTCTGAGCCTCTGTGGAACCCTCAAATGTGGAATTCTGCCCCCTCTCTTCTCTGAGGGGCCTGATTTGGTAGGTGGGCTCAGAAGCTGCTTTAGAGCACACACAACACAGTTGAGGAGCAAGAGGTGATGTTGCTGTCTTTATCCAGTAGCACAGTGATTAGAGCTGTCACCTAGGCTGTGCAAGACCGcagttcaaatccccactctcctgtattcagagcagggacttgaacccagctttcctgacactcaggtgagtgccttaaccactgtaCTATAGGATTGTCACAGATCTGTTTGGGCTCTCACCAGACTGCTGTGAAGTTACCAAGGCCAGGCTCCCACCTATGGGGCCCCACGTGTGTCTCTGGAGCTGAGCCGCTAGGGACTGGTGCAGAAACCTGGCCAGTCTCAGACAGGTGTATGTGGGCGGGTGGGCAGTTCGGTGGGCTTGGCTGGGCCTCTCCAtgcaagtgggtcctgagggagctcAGCTGGGGCAGGCCCTGGCTTGGCTGACTGTGCCACTTCCGAGAGAGAGGAGTGATTCCTGCACCggggaccagccctggctgcactgctggctcagcctggcagacacagtcacctcccagcagggttTGTGAGTGCAGCCGGGAGGCAGGCTGTGGggcagtgggggttctggggagatgctgggctgtgagggggcggggaagatgtgtgttggggcactagagagtgggggttctgagggggtgctaggcagttgtggtggggctctgggcagggatggtgatgtgcagggttactgtgcacgtgtgtgggggggtcggaggggtgctgggcatacccccattgcccctggctggcccctcatTCTGGGGACTGACCTCCTCATTACATGGtccattgcctccatgggggcCCATAAATATGTTTGGCCCCGGGACCACAAAAGGGTCATCTGGCCTTGATCATCCCAGGGGCATTCTGGGGTGAACATCTCAATCTCTCTCGTTGAAGCTGTCTCATttattatcaaatatttcttGGAGCAGAGACTGGAACCTGGTCTCCTAAGAGTGTGCTAGCcaatagatcaggggttggcaacctttcagaagtggtgtgctgagtcttcatttattcactctcatttaaggtttcacgtgccagtcatgcattttaatgcttttagaaggtctctctctataagactataatatataactaaactgttgtatgtaaagtaaacaaggtttttaaaatgtttaagaaacttcatttaaaattaaattaaaatgcagagccccctggactggtggccaggacccggaaaGAACCCCAGATGGGCAGTGGctcacctgctgctggtctggggtcccgccggctcttgccagccggggtcgCAGTCGCTGGcccctcagcccgctgctggtctggggttccgtctgctggctcctgccatccGGGGTCCTAAAcactggcctccctcagcccgctgctggcctgggtgaacggAACCCCCGGCCAGCAGCGggttgagcagggccagcagctgggaccccggctggcaggagcaggcggacagaaccccagaccggcagtctggactgctgccggtctggggttcagTCTGCCACCCCGCTCAGCCTGCaaccggtctggggttccgtctgccggttcctgccagccagggtcctggccactggccctgctcatccCGCTGGCGACCTAGGGTTCCGTCCGTTggttcctgccagccagggtcccggccaccggTCCCATTCAGCCCACAGCCGGTCTAGGGTTCCCTCTGCCggttcctgccagccagggtcctggccaccggccctgctcatccCGCTGGCGACCTAGGGTTCCGTCCGTTggttcctgccagccagggtcccggccaccggTCCCATTCAGCCCACAGCCGGTCTAGGGTTCCgttcccctggcaggcagcaggctgagcggggccagcatccggaaccctggctggcagcagcgtgccagTAGAAATCGTCTCGCAGTTCGCCGTTGGCACGCATGctgcaggttgctgacccctgcagtaGGTGATagtaattctctctctttctggcccagcagagtggaacagcttcatcAAGTGAGAGTGAGATACCCACCCCACAATACCTTATAGCCcagggttagggcactcacctgggaagggagaGACCTGGCTTCAAGTCTCTGTTCTGAATCTGGCAGAGGGGcaatttgaacccaggtctcccacatgcTGGGTGAGTGCCCTAGCTATTTGTTAGGAGGAGGACACCACCGTCACCTTgttcttttgcttttaaaaagggCTAACCTGGCTTTGGTGCCACAGGAATGGGTTTGTGGCTAtgaatcccaagcagagagaggtgcctccctccagcccagagttCTGTGCCTAGCTCCctttgaggccccaccccttctcctcgGCATTTCCTACTGACTAGCTTAGGTGTCTGTCTCCCCACTCAGCGTCCTGACTTCTGTGAATTCCGGCTTTAGGCATGCCATTCTCCCCAGGCATTGCATAGGAGCATGGGCACCTAACTTGGGGCTGTGGAGTCCACAAAAATAATTGGCAGATATTGCTGCACTGAGCCGCAGTCACCTTTATGGATCTAGCCCCTAGACTTTAGGTCCTGAGGACTTGATGATTTCTAAACTTGGCttggcattttgtctttgaaTCTCTGTCACTCTTCATGCTACGGTTATAGGGGGATGAGGGCACCCAGATTTGGAGGCAGTCTCACTGCCTACGTCCCTGTTTGAATTACCACTTCCTTTCTGAATACTTCCAGCTTAGACTTTGCTAATAGCATGACTTTGTGAAGAGGGACCGAGTGGGAAAGGAACCAAGTGCTAACACATGACTAAGTTTCTGAAGCAGGGAGTTGTGAAGTGACAGTAAAATAACAGTCTTAAAAACAGCACATCATCTCAATTGTTCTGGCATTTTTAGAAATGTGAGGGGGGTGTTGGCATTTCAGTGAGGGATGGAGCGAGTCTCCTAATGTATAGCTCagattgtaaaatgttttgggcTCCTTCAGAataaaaggtgctatagaaacatAAGTCATCCTCCCTAAGGATGCTTTGGAAGGTGTAAGTGTGTGTACACAGGCCCACACGCCAAAAATAAACTTTTATCCTGTCAAGCTGTGATCTCCCTAAACTGACCTGCAGCAGCCATATCACCTGGTGCTGTGATCTGGTCAGATCTTGCCAAGGTGGGTCAGAACTTGCATAGGCAACCTCCAGGGATGTGCTGATGGAAGTGTCATTGGTAAGTGGtactcttccctctgagtcactAGAAGAACAGTCTGCCAGAATGGAGGAAGGCACTGGGCTTTCAGGGGTATCATGTTTCAGATGAGACCTAAAGCCAAGATTTTGACCTTTTGTGGTCATCAGAGAGcctgtgatggggggagggggagggacggGAGGCCCATTGCTTGGTgtatttaaaactagattggacAAAACTTTTGAGAATGTCCTGTAGGGAGCAATCTGCCTTAGGCGGAGAATGCAGGGATGGACTAGACAGGAGCAACCAGTTTTTTCTCAATTCCGACTTCGAGACTCTGAAATGAGGGTGCATTTACCCAAAGGGGGAACTCTGAAGAGAGATGTTTATGGGTGTTTGCCAGGAGTTTATAGCTGGAGCTGTGCAGGAAAGACAGGTGTCAGTGGTGAGGGAtgtttgggggagaggaggaagctgCATCCTAACCGCAATCTAGTCAGGTGGATAAAAAtcgatgattttttttttaattggatttttctgatttaaatttgattttttttaaatacaacttaAATGcacttttagaatcatagaatagaatatcagggttggaagggatctcaggaggttatttagtccaaccccctgctcaaagcaggaccaaccccaactaaatcatcccagccagggcttggtcaagcctgaccttaaaaacctctaaggaaggagattccaccacctccctagggaacccattccagtgcttcaccaccctcctagtgcaatttgttttcctaatatccaacctaaacttcccccactgcaacttgagaccattgctccttgttctgtcatctgccaccactgagaacagtctagatccatcctctgcaaacacttggaaggtggtaagttgatggggaatagccagcatggatttgtaaagagaaaatcatgtcaaaccaatctgatagctttctttgataggataacgagtcttgtggataagagagaagcggtgaatgtggtatacctagactttagtaaggcatggtttcctttaaaaatatttgaagttATGACAACCTGTGTTAAGGCCTAcgtttataatctattaaaataaattaaaaaatatggaGCAATACCTGCTTGCTGCCAAATCTTAAAGAAAGTCAAATCGCTGAACTGGTGGGAGTCACTGAGTAAGCACCTGGAATCAGAATTTATTGATgtactaaaccagcttttgacagtgGTAATCTTTTCTGCAAGTGCtgagaaaatgtttttttaatttcagtttattcactagttcattcaaaggtatgaaaccaattgtagttgaaaaagcagaa
This Gopherus evgoodei ecotype Sinaloan lineage chromosome 12, rGopEvg1_v1.p, whole genome shotgun sequence DNA region includes the following protein-coding sequences:
- the PSKH1 gene encoding serine/threonine-protein kinase H1 translates to MGCGTSKVLPEPPTDVQLDLVKKVEPYTGHKNDVYKHFIKDDGGAAIKAGSPSPPRHTNPYSSGHPPNYMEQPEPRKNKVAKYRAKFDPRVTAKYDIKALIGRGSFSRVVRVEHKASKQPYAIKMIETKYREGREVCESELCVLRRVRHTNIIQLIEVFETQERVYMVMELATGGELFDRIIAKGSFTERDATRVLQMVLDGVKYLHTLGITHRDLKPENLLYYHPGTDSKIMITDFGLASARKKGDDCLMKTTCGTPEYIAPEILVRKPYTNSVDMWALGVISYILLSGTMPFEDDNRTRLYRQILKGKYSYSGEPWPSVSNLAKDFIDRLLTVDPSDRMTALQALKHPWVVSMAASSSMKNLHRSISQNLLKRASSRCQSTKSAQSTRSSRSTKSNKSRRVRERELRELNLRYQQQYNG